A DNA window from Phycisphaerales bacterium contains the following coding sequences:
- the mqnB gene encoding futalosine hydrolase — MTSDSPGALAPLLIVAAVREEVRCLLPGSTEQPTSEARVGWPIVSISPNVTVALSGIGRSNAAGATVQALTLRRYAAVLNVGVAGALHGSGLSVGDVVLATESVFAEEGIDLPEGPADVNALGFPLGSPPWCEGNRVRPDGQLLDVLADSIGHGVERGAIATVARCSGADRAAAAVASQTGARAEAMEGAAVLLAAHRMGVHRCAEVRVISNTCGDRLRQHWDLSAAFNRIDLLLDRIVALAK; from the coding sequence ATGACTTCAGACTCGCCTGGCGCGCTGGCTCCACTGCTCATTGTCGCGGCCGTGCGCGAAGAGGTGCGCTGCCTGCTGCCGGGTTCGACCGAGCAGCCCACGAGCGAAGCGCGCGTCGGCTGGCCGATCGTTTCCATCAGTCCAAATGTCACCGTGGCGCTCAGCGGCATCGGCCGAAGCAACGCCGCGGGCGCGACCGTGCAGGCCCTGACGCTTCGGCGCTACGCGGCCGTGCTCAACGTCGGTGTGGCCGGGGCGCTGCACGGCAGCGGCCTGTCGGTCGGCGACGTCGTGCTCGCCACGGAGTCCGTCTTCGCTGAGGAAGGCATCGACCTGCCCGAAGGGCCGGCGGATGTCAATGCGCTCGGCTTCCCGCTCGGATCGCCGCCGTGGTGCGAGGGCAACCGCGTGCGGCCCGACGGGCAACTGCTCGATGTGCTCGCCGATTCGATCGGCCACGGCGTGGAGCGCGGCGCGATCGCCACCGTGGCGCGCTGCAGCGGCGCCGATCGCGCCGCGGCCGCTGTCGCCAGTCAGACCGGCGCACGGGCGGAGGCGATGGAAGGCGCCGCCGTGCTGCTGGCCGCCCACCGCATGGGCGTGCACCGCTGCGCCGAGGTCCGCGTGATCAGCAACACCTGCGGCGACCGCCTCCGCCAGCACTGGGACTTGTCGGCCGCGTTCAACCGCATCGATCTGCTGCTCGACCGCATTGTCGCGCTGGCGAAGTGA
- the prfA gene encoding peptide chain release factor 1 has protein sequence MHGSDIDAALTTRLDEMVSRVAQLDAQLADPEINSDYRRVRELSVERAALAPTCERYRRYRTLRAQHDEAAALAKGQADDELAALAREEMPQLEEQLEDLWQALRRDLVSSEDRSIGSIILELRAGVGGDEASLWVGDLLDMYRRYAQTKGWRVDDMDFSPGDAGGYRNAVLNISGEGVWAHLGYEGGTHQVKRVPATEAQGRVHTSTATVAVLPEPEEIELEIDPEEVKVSITTAQGPGGQNVNKVATAVHLIHLPTGIEVRMQESKSQQQNRDKAWKLLRARLYDRKLEEARKQRDEQRVAMIGSGGRAEKIRTYRYKENMVVDHRINESFNLGRVLQGELEPVVAALIENDMAQRLASLGKAR, from the coding sequence ATGCACGGCTCCGACATCGACGCCGCCCTGACCACCCGCCTCGACGAGATGGTCAGCCGCGTCGCCCAACTCGACGCCCAGCTCGCGGACCCGGAAATCAACTCCGACTACCGCCGCGTGCGCGAACTCAGCGTCGAACGGGCCGCTCTGGCGCCGACGTGCGAGCGGTACCGCAGGTATCGCACGCTGCGCGCCCAGCACGACGAAGCCGCCGCGCTGGCCAAGGGTCAGGCCGATGATGAACTCGCCGCACTCGCCCGCGAAGAAATGCCCCAGCTCGAGGAGCAACTCGAAGACCTCTGGCAGGCACTTCGTCGCGATCTCGTCTCCTCCGAAGATCGCTCGATCGGCTCGATCATTCTCGAACTCCGCGCGGGCGTGGGCGGTGACGAAGCGAGTCTGTGGGTCGGCGATCTGCTGGACATGTACCGCCGCTACGCGCAGACCAAAGGCTGGAGGGTCGATGACATGGACTTCTCGCCCGGCGATGCGGGCGGCTATCGCAACGCCGTGCTCAACATCTCCGGCGAAGGCGTCTGGGCCCACCTCGGATACGAAGGCGGCACGCACCAGGTCAAGCGCGTGCCCGCCACCGAAGCGCAGGGCCGCGTGCACACCTCCACCGCCACCGTCGCCGTGCTGCCCGAGCCCGAGGAGATCGAACTCGAAATCGATCCCGAAGAGGTCAAGGTGTCGATCACCACTGCGCAGGGGCCCGGCGGGCAGAACGTCAACAAGGTCGCCACCGCCGTGCACCTCATCCACCTGCCCACCGGCATCGAAGTGCGCATGCAGGAATCCAAGAGCCAGCAGCAGAACCGCGATAAGGCGTGGAAACTGCTTCGCGCCCGCCTCTACGACCGCAAGCTCGAAGAGGCCCGCAAGCAGCGCGACGAGCAGCGCGTGGCGATGATCGGCTCGGGCGGCCGTGCAGAGAAGATCCGGACCTACCGATACAAAGAGAACATGGTCGTCGATCATCGAATCAACGAGAGTTTCAACCTCGGCCGGGTGCTGCAGGGCGAACTCGAACCCGTCGTGGCGGCGCTGATTGAAAACGACATGGCCCAGCGGCTGGCCAGTCTGGGGAAAGCACGATGA